From Patulibacter sp. SYSU D01012:
GTGCTCCATGCCCAGGTTGAAGCGCAGGAACGGCGAGTCGTCGCCGTCCTCGATCTGCCGCTCGATGAGCGACAGGTTGCGCTGCTCCTTGCCCTTCGCGGCGCGGACCTCGCCGAGGTAGCCGAAGTGGTCGATCCGGACGGTCGACAGCTCCTGGCGCTCCGGGATGTGCTCCGGGACGCCCTGGATCTGCTCGTGCAGACGGCCGACGAAGCGGCGCTCCGGGCGGTTGCGGAACATCCGCATCGCGTTGTGGGTCGTCGCCAGGCCGTCCTCGAGGTCGCCCAGGTGGTTGCGCTCGACGAACGAGAACGCCTCGCGCCACACGCGGCCGGTCAGCTCGCGCAGCCGCGGCGCGTCGCCGGCGACGATGACCTCGTCGGCATCCAGGTACAGGATCCAGTCCGTCGTCGCCGCGTCGAAGGAGACGTTGCGCGCGGCGGCGAAGTCGTCCTGCCACGCGTGGTGGATGACGCGCGCGCCGTGGGCGTGCGCGATCTCGACGGTGCGGTCGGTCGAGCCGGTGTCGACGACGACGATCTCGTCGACGGCGCCGCGGACGGACGCCAGGCACTGGTCGAGCATGGCCTCCTCGTCCTTGACGATCATGCAGAGCGCGAGCGTCATGCCGCCCGCGGGCCGGGCGCGCTCGGCGGCCCGGCGGGCCCGCGGGGCCAGCGTCTTCAGCCCCTGCGCGACGTCGCGCGGCAGGCCGGTGATGGCGCGCACGCCCGCCTCGCGGCGGCGGCGCACCTCGGCCAGGTTGCGCTGCAGGTGCGGCAGCGCGGGGTCCAGGCGACCGGCGGCCTCGAACAGGTCCTGCGCGGCGGCGAGCGCGCCGAGCTCGTAGAACGCGACGCCGGCGAGGTTGAGCAGCATCGGCTCGCGCGGCTCGTCCTCGAGCATCCGCACGAGCCGGGCCGCCGCGACGGCCAGGCGCTCGGCGATCTGGGCGGGCGTGCCGCCGTCGTGCGCCAGGGCCCGCTCCGCCAGGACGCGGCGCGCCTCGTAGCGGTCGTCGCGGTCGGGGCAGGCGTCGGCCTCGTCGACGACCGCGGCCCAGCCGTGCAGGTCGTGCGCCGTCAGCCGGGCGTCCGCGCGGGCGGACAGCCGGTCGGCGAACGACGCCGTCGGCGTGACGGGACGGGACTCGGGAGTGCTGGACAGACGCAGCGCCATGCCCTCTCCATCGGCCCGGCCGGCGGCGACTTGAATCGGCCGGGGCGCGGCCGCGCGGGGCGCCGTCCCCGCGGGGCGCCCGGACGCCGGGCGGCGCGGGCAGGGAGCGCCGACCCGGGAACGACGACGCCCCCGGAGCCGAGGCTCCGGGGGCGTCCGACCACTGCGGTCTGTCGCGCTCCGACTAGCGGAGGAGCGACAGGACGCCCTGCGAGGCCTGGTTGGCCTGCGACAGGATGGCCGTGCCCGCCTGAGAGAGGATCTGGTTCTTCGTGAGCGAGACCATCTCCTGCGCCATGTCCACGTCGCGGATGCGCGACTCGGACGCGGTCAGGTTCTCCTGGTACACCGACAGGTGGTTCAGGGAGTGCTCGAGGCGGTTCTGCACCGAGCCGAAGTCGCTGCGCGCGCTCGACACGTTCTTGATCGCCGCGTCGATGTCCGCCAGCTTGATGCAGGCGAGCGACGTGGCGCCCGCGACCGTGCCGAGCTTCTCGCCCAGCGAGATGAGGGAGACCGTGGTCGTCTCATCGTCGTTCGCGCCGACCTGGAACGTGACGGTGCCCGTCGCGTTCAGGAGCTTCGTGCCGTTGAACTCGGAACGGGTGCCGATGGCGCCCAGCTCCGTCGTGAGCTGCGTGACCTCGGAGTCGATAGCGGACTTCTCGTCCGTGCCCGTGGTGCCCGTCTGGTACTGGACGGCCAGGGTACGGATGCGCTGCAGCATCGAGTGGACCTCGGTCAGCGAGCCCTCCGCCGTCTGGACGAGCGAGATGCCGTCCTGGGCGTTGCGCCGCGCCTGCTCGAGACCGCCGATCTGGCCACGCATCTTCTCGGAGATGGCCAGGCCCGCGGCGTCGTCCGACGCCCGGTTGATGCGGAGGCCCGAGGACAGGCGCTCCATCGACTTCGCGATCTTGTCGCTCGTGTTGTTCAGGTTGCGATGCGCGTTGAACGCCTCGACGTTGGTGTTGATGCGGAGGGACATGCGCTGATCTCCTTGATCGGCTGGGTTTGATGCTCCCCGGACGACGTCCGTGTCGTCCGTGCGCCCTCTTCATCGGCCCCCTGTGCGAGGACTTGAGCACGAAGTTCGGCGACCTTCAGTGGGCGGCCCGTGCCGCCTCGGCCGCGGCCTCGGCGTCGGCGACCCGCTGCCGGTACGCCTCCTGCTGGGCCTCGAGCGCGGCGATGCGCGCCTCGCGGTGCGCCTCCACCTCGGCGCGGACCATGGCGCGGCCCGCGTTCACCGCCGCGATCCACGCGACGAGCCAGCCCACGACGCCGCCGACGAGCGCCCGCAGGAGCACGTCGAACGTCTCCGCCCCCGCGCCCGCCGAGGCGAGCGCCACGACGCCGAAGCCGATCAGCCCGCCCCAGCCCTTCGCCGCACGGACGAGCCGGGCGACGCGGGGATGGCCGGCGACCGAGACCTGCCGGCCGCCGGCCGCGCCCTTCTTCGCCTTCTTCGCCTTCTTCGGCGTCTTCCCGGGAGCGACCGCGGGCTGCAGCCGCGTGGTCTGGTCGACGGGGCTCACGGCTGCACCAGGCGGGCCAGGCGCGCCGGGTCGGCGAGGGCGATCCCGCTCGCGGTCGCGACGTAGGCGACCGGCAGGTCCTGGGCGACGGCGGCGCCCAGGACGGTGCCGGGCCGCTCCGCGACGTCGCGATGGGTCATGACCAGGCCGGCCGGCGCCAGCGACGCCATCCGGCCGAGGGTCTTCGTGCACGCGCGGGCGGTCGCGGTCGCGGGCAGCACGACGTGGACCTCGTCCACCCCGGCGGCCTCGAGCGCCGCGCGCAACGTGCGCAGGCCGTCGGCGTCGCCCGGGTCGACTGCGGCGGCGTCGATGACGCACAGGTCGGGCTCGGTCGCCTGGCGGGCCGCCGCGACGGCCGCGCCGTCCTCGGTGACCAGCGGCTCGACGCCGTCCGCCGCGAGCGCGGCGGTCAACGCGGCGCCGTGCGCCTCCGGGCCGAGCGCGACGGCCAGGACCGTCCGTCCCGCGGCGGCGTGCGCCCGCAGCAGCGCGGCCGCGGCCGTGGTGCGGCCGACGCCGGCGGTCCCGACGAGGGCGAGCGTCGCCGTCGCGGAGCGGTCGCCCGTCCGCGGCAGGCGGCGGGCGAGCGCGGCGCGCACGGCGCGGTCCAGGCGGTGGCCCGGATCGAGCGCCATGCCGTGCGCCACGCCCTCGGCCACGACGGCGCGGGCGAGCGCGGCGGGCAGCCCGCGGGCGACGAGCCCGTACTCCAGGACGTCGGCGGCGACGGCGTGGCCGGGCGCGGCGTCCGGGGTGGGCCGCGGCGCCGGGGCGCGGCGCTCGGCGGGCCGCGCGACGGGCGCGGCGACGACGGGCGCGGGCGGGGCGACGGGGCGCGCCACCGGGGTCGCGGCCACGGGCGCCGGCGCCGCGGGGGCCGGGGCCGGCGCGGCCGCGGGCGGCGCGGCGGCGAGCGGCGCGGCGGCGAGCTCGGCGCCGGTGCTGACCAGCCAGGCGGCGAGCGGATCGTCGTCCGCGGCGGGCGCCGGGGCCGGTGCGGCGGCGGCCGCCTCCTCCTCGTCGAGCAGGTCGGCCATCGTCCGGGCGCGGACGCGGCGGCGCGCGGCGTCGAGCGACGCGAGGAAGGTCTGGCCGTCGAGGTCCTCGACCGCGCCGCGCTCGGGCGCGGCGCCGGCCGTCTCGGCGGCCGGCGCGGCCGGGGCGGGCGCCTCGGGGGCCGGGGCGGCCGGGGTCGGCGCGACCGCGCGGGCGGCCGGCGCGACGGGGACGGGCGCCGGGGCGTCCGCCGCGTCGTCGCCGGGGCGCGCGGGCTCGTCGTCGTAGGCGTCGACGCCGAAGTCGGCGCCGGCCATGGCCTCGACCTCGACGAAGCGCTGCTGGAAGAAGCCGCCGACGCCGCCGGACAGGCCCTCCCGCCGCCGCAGGACGACGGCGTCGTCGCCCAGGTCGGTGCGGATCTGCGGCAGCAGCTCCTCGAGCGTCCGGCCGCGGTACACGCGTCGGCGGGTGACCGGGTCGACCGTGACGGTCACGCCGGGGGCCTCGGCGACGCGGCGGACGGGGGTGCCGGGCTGCATCGTCGGCGCGGTCTCGGTCTGCGGGGTCTGGGTCTGGGTCACGGGGTGATCACTCCGACGGTTTCGACGTTGATGCCGGGTCCGATCTCGTTGTACGAGCAGACGGGGAGCTGGGGCAGGGCCTGCTCGACCAGGCGCCGCAGGTGGCGGCGGACGCGGGAGGAGCAGAGGAGCACGGGGTGGATGCCGCGGCGGGCCGCGGTCTCGCTCTCGGCGCGGAGCGCGCCGACGAGCGACTGGGCGCGGGCGGGGTCGAGGGCGAGGACCTCGCCCTCCGGCGTCTGGACGAGCGCGCCGGCGACCTCCTGCTCGACGCCGGGGTCGAGGGCCAGCACGCGCAGGCGGTGGTCCTCGTCGACGTGCGGGCCGGTGATCTGCCGGGCCAGCGCCTGGCGGGCGTGCTCGGCGAGCAGGTCGATCTCGCGGGTCAGGCGGGCGCGGTCGCCCACCGCCTCGACGATCGTGCCCAGGTCGCGGATCGACACGCCCTCGGCGAGCAGCCGCTGCAGGACGCGCTGGAGCTCGCCGAGCGTCAGGCCGTCGCCGATGACCTCGTTGACCGCGGCCTCGTTCGAGCGCTTGAGCGTCTCGACGAGCTCGTGGACGTCCTGGCGCGTGAGCAGCTCGCCGGCGTGGCCGCGGATCTGCTCGGTCAGGTGGGTGACGACGACGGACTCGCCGTCGACGACGGTGAAGCCCAGGGCCTCGGCCTCGGCGCGCCCCTCCTCCGTGATCCAGGTGGCGGGGAGCCCGAACGCGGGCTCCGTCGTCGGGACGCCGGCGAGCTGGCCGACGGCGTCGCCGGGGTCCATCGCCAGCAGGTGGCCGGCGAGGAGCTTGCCGCGGGCGACCTCGCCGCCGCGGACCCGGACGACGTAGGCGTGGGCGTCCAGGCCCGGCTCGTCGTGCACGCGGACGGGCGGCACGATCATGCCGAGCTCGCTGGCGAGCTGGCGGCGCACGTGCGAGATGCGGCGCAGCAGCGAGCCGCCGTCGCGCTCGTCGACCATGCCGACGAGGCCGTAGCCGATCGCGAGCTCGAGGGCGTCGGGCGGCAGCGCCTCGACGTCCAGCTCGGGCGCGGCGGCGGCGAGCGCCGGGCGCGCGGCCTCGGCGGCGGCCGCGGCCTCGGCGACGCGCTCCTCGGCCTGGTAGCGCTTGCGCAGCTGCAGGCCCAGGAAGATCAGCCCGCCGCCGACGAGCAGGAACGGCAGCTTCGGCAGGCCCGGGATGAGCCCGAACATGAGGATGGCGACGCCGGCGAACAGCGGCGCCTTGAACTGGCGCGTCAGCTGCCCGGCGATGTCCGTGCCCAGGTCCTCCTCGGACGCCGAGCGCGTGACGATGATGCCGGTCGCGACCGAGATCAGCAGCGCCGGGACCTGGGCGGCCAGGCCGTCGCCGATGGTCAGCAGCGAGTACTGGTGGGCGGCGTCGCCGAACGGCATGCCGTTCATCGCGACGCCGATCGCCAGGCCGCCGACCAGGTTGATGATCGTGATGATGATTGCCGCGACGGCATCGCCCTTGACGAACTTCGAGGCGCCGTCCATCGCGCCGTAGAAGTCCGCCTCCTGGGCGATCTCCTTGCGGCGCTCGCGGGCCTGCTCCTCGCTGATCTGGCCGGCGTTCAGGTCGGCGTCGATCGCCATCTGCTTGCCGGGCATCGCGTCGAGGGTGAAGCGCGCGGCGACCTCGGCCACGCGGCCGGCGCCGTTCGTCACGACGACGAACTGGATGACGACGAGGATCAGGAAGACGACGAGGCCGACGACGAGGTTGCCGCCGATGACGAACTCGCCGAAGGCGTGGACGACCTGGCCGGCCTCGCCCTCGGAGAGCACCAGGCGCGTCACGGAGACGTTGATCGCCAGGCGGAAGATCGTCGTCAGCAGCAGCAGGCTCGGGAAGACCGACAGCTCGAGCGCCTTGCCCAGGTAGAGCGTCGTGACGACGACCGCGATCGCCGCGGCGATGTTGATCGTGATCATCAGGTCCAGCAGCAGCGGCGGCAGCGGGACGATGAGCATCGCCACGATGACGACGATGCCGATGGCGGCGAGCAGGTCGGTGTGCTTCGTGAGGCGCCCGAGCATCCCGGACGGCGCCGGGGCGGTGGTGGACGGAGTGCTCATGCGGAGACCAGCGTTGAGCGCTTGCGCGCGTTGGACATGCGGAAGACGAAGGCCAGGACCTCGGCGACGGCCTGGAACAGGTCCTCGGGGATGGCGTGCCCGACCTCGACCTGGCGGTAGAGGGCGCGGGCCAGCGGCGGGTTCTCGACGACGGCGACGCCGGCCTCGCGGCCCAGGTCGCGGATCTTCAGGGCCAGCAGGTCCTGGCCCTTCGCGACGACGCGCGGCGCGGCCTCGGCCGGGTCGTACCGCAGCGCCACCGCGAAGTGGGTGGGGTTCATCAGGACGACGTCGGCGGTGGCGACGTCCTCCATCATGCGCGCGCGGGACGCCTCGGACTGACGGCGCCGGATCTGGCTGCGCACCTCGGCGGGCAGCTCCTGCTGGCGGTACTCCATCTTCACCTCCTGCTTCGTCATCCGGAGCGACTTCGCGTGGCGGTGCTTCTGGTAGCCGAAGTCGACGGCGCCGATGACGATGTAGACCATCGCCGCGCGCTGGGCGATGCTCATCGTGTTCTCGCCGAGCAGCGCGAGCAGCGTCTGCGGGTCGAGCCCGGTGAACGTCGCGACCTCGTGGATCCGCGGCAGCACCGCGACGGCGACGACGCCGGCGACGATGCCGAGCTTCAGCAGCGACTTCACGGTCTCGACGACCGCGTTGATGCCGAAGACGTTCTTGGCGCCCTGGAGCGGGTTGAGCTTGCGGAAGTCCGGCTTCATCGCCTTCGGCGTGAGCTGCCAGCGGACTTGGAGCAGGTTGATCGCGACGGCCGCGATGGCGACCGACGCCGCGATCGGCAGCAGCAGCTGGGCGATGAGCATCGCCGTCGACGTCGCCAGCGAGTTCAGGTCGGCGGCGTGGCCGACCTGCTCGGGGTGGGCGGCGCGCACGAAGCTCTCGCGCATCGCCTCGCGCATCCCGGCGAACATCTTCGGGCCGTTGGCGCCGAGCGCGAACAGGCCGACGAGCAGGACGACGGCGCCGTTGAGGTCGTTCGAGCGGGCGACCTGCCCCTTCTCGCGCGCCTCCTGCTGGCGCTTGGGGGTCGCCTCCTCGGTCTTGTCGTCGCCGCTCACGGCGCCACCTTCAGGGTCTGGAGCGCCGCCGCGACCTGGGTGGCGAGGCGGTCGCCGAACCAGCCGGCCGCGAAGGGCAGCGTCACGATGATCATCAGCAGGCCGACGACGACCTTCACGGGGAAGCCGACGGCGAAGACGTTGAGCTGCGGGACGACCTTGGAGACCATCGCGAACGCCGCGTCGGTCAGCAGGAGCGTCAGCAGGACGGGCGCGCCGACCTCGAGCGCGGCGAGCAGGATCCCCCCGAAGGCCGAGACGACGCCGGAGACCATCGTCGGCAGCTGCGGGAACTCGGTCAGCGGCACGAGCGTGTACGTCCGGGCGAGGCCCTGGATCATCAGCGTGTCGCCGCCCATCGCCAGGATCACCGCGACCCCGACGAGCGAGTAGACCTGGCCGAGGATGGCGCCCTGGTTGCCCGTGATCGGGTCGACGGTGGCGCCGAACGCGAAGCCGATCTGGATGTCGAGCAGCTGGCCGGCGGCGTGGAAGCCGGCGAGCACGCA
This genomic window contains:
- the flhB gene encoding flagellar biosynthesis protein FlhB, producing the protein MSGDDKTEEATPKRQQEAREKGQVARSNDLNGAVVLLVGLFALGANGPKMFAGMREAMRESFVRAAHPEQVGHAADLNSLATSTAMLIAQLLLPIAASVAIAAVAINLLQVRWQLTPKAMKPDFRKLNPLQGAKNVFGINAVVETVKSLLKLGIVAGVVAVAVLPRIHEVATFTGLDPQTLLALLGENTMSIAQRAAMVYIVIGAVDFGYQKHRHAKSLRMTKQEVKMEYRQQELPAEVRSQIRRRQSEASRARMMEDVATADVVLMNPTHFAVALRYDPAEAAPRVVAKGQDLLALKIRDLGREAGVAVVENPPLARALYRQVEVGHAIPEDLFQAVAEVLAFVFRMSNARKRSTLVSA
- a CDS encoding flagellin; this translates as MSLRINTNVEAFNAHRNLNNTSDKIAKSMERLSSGLRINRASDDAAGLAISEKMRGQIGGLEQARRNAQDGISLVQTAEGSLTEVHSMLQRIRTLAVQYQTGTTGTDEKSAIDSEVTQLTTELGAIGTRSEFNGTKLLNATGTVTFQVGANDDETTTVSLISLGEKLGTVAGATSLACIKLADIDAAIKNVSSARSDFGSVQNRLEHSLNHLSVYQENLTASESRIRDVDMAQEMVSLTKNQILSQAGTAILSQANQASQGVLSLLR
- the flhA gene encoding flagellar biosynthesis protein FlhA produces the protein MSTPSTTAPAPSGMLGRLTKHTDLLAAIGIVVIVAMLIVPLPPLLLDLMITINIAAAIAVVVTTLYLGKALELSVFPSLLLLTTIFRLAINVSVTRLVLSEGEAGQVVHAFGEFVIGGNLVVGLVVFLILVVIQFVVVTNGAGRVAEVAARFTLDAMPGKQMAIDADLNAGQISEEQARERRKEIAQEADFYGAMDGASKFVKGDAVAAIIITIINLVGGLAIGVAMNGMPFGDAAHQYSLLTIGDGLAAQVPALLISVATGIIVTRSASEEDLGTDIAGQLTRQFKAPLFAGVAILMFGLIPGLPKLPFLLVGGGLIFLGLQLRKRYQAEERVAEAAAAAEAARPALAAAAPELDVEALPPDALELAIGYGLVGMVDERDGGSLLRRISHVRRQLASELGMIVPPVRVHDEPGLDAHAYVVRVRGGEVARGKLLAGHLLAMDPGDAVGQLAGVPTTEPAFGLPATWITEEGRAEAEALGFTVVDGESVVVTHLTEQIRGHAGELLTRQDVHELVETLKRSNEAAVNEVIGDGLTLGELQRVLQRLLAEGVSIRDLGTIVEAVGDRARLTREIDLLAEHARQALARQITGPHVDEDHRLRVLALDPGVEQEVAGALVQTPEGEVLALDPARAQSLVGALRAESETAARRGIHPVLLCSSRVRRHLRRLVEQALPQLPVCSYNEIGPGINVETVGVITP
- the fliR gene encoding flagellar biosynthetic protein FliR; its protein translation is MTAAQAIEQISGLQPAAFILVLARISPLFALAPLFSSKMVPARVRGIVAVALALGISPLALDGATVPDQPLAYFELLVKEIVVGAAFALALACVLAGFHAAGQLLDIQIGFAFGATVDPITGNQGAILGQVYSLVGVAVILAMGGDTLMIQGLARTYTLVPLTEFPQLPTMVSGVVSAFGGILLAALEVGAPVLLTLLLTDAAFAMVSKVVPQLNVFAVGFPVKVVVGLLMIIVTLPFAAGWFGDRLATQVAAALQTLKVAP